The proteins below are encoded in one region of Kazachstania africana CBS 2517 chromosome 6, complete genome:
- the BZZ1 gene encoding Bzz1p (similar to Saccharomyces cerevisiae BZZ1 (YHR114W); ancestral locus Anc_2.159): MSNQLSIGNELKDSFKETYKWVNTNIKWLKDIEAFYRERAKLEKEYSERLNSLTSEYFNKKNNVTVSLSVGETPTKTPGSVESATVVTWNEILKQTEQVSKDHNQLGNDFEAKICAQLNGLYTKLDMTLGKINGFNEEMENKRKISMVEVEKAKKAYDESCESMENARNKATKSGNDRNKRKLQEKEVSMNNSKNNYLIKINQANRIKDKFYFQDVPEVVDLLQDLNETRILFLNNIWLSASDVEKKFSDSITSRLTASNNVIKQDKPSLGTAMFIKHNVKSWKEPSDYQFRPSPIWHDDEAFTVPSAQELKFLKLELAKAEQQFDKLNDITQDELQKLAAFNKKKQELKSNEDTLDANEFYENLKNYLKFISSFTLHETNKLVAEVSMESIQNNVPKEMDLSTDNIDVSKLKKKGGLFSKFKKNVLNVDAGTSTSTSQNNSNRISVFSSRTRSSTTTTQTEHENQSIESNHNKNKVLYAYAKQDADEIDVTPGDVFDVIEADTGSGWTKIKNLSQGHAVGVVPTSYIEIGEPVRAKPSVPPPRRKHVRTLEVVFDYVAQGDDEISINVGDVVTVIKGDDGSGWTYGELNGLKGLVPTSYCK, from the coding sequence ATGAGCAATCAATTATCTATCGGTAACGAGTTGAAAGATTCCTTCAAGGAGACCTATAAATGGGTAAATACGAATATAAAATGGTTAAAGGATATAGAAGCATTCTACAGAGAAAGAgcaaaattggaaaaggAATATAGTGAGAGGCTCAATTCATTGACAAGTGAGTATTtcaataagaaaaataacgTTACTGTGTCCTTATCTGTGGGTGAGACCCCAACAAAGACACCCGGTTCTGTTGAATCAGCTACTGTTGTCACTTggaatgaaattttgaaacagaCTGAACAGGTTTCTAAGGACCACAATCAACTAGGAAATGACTTTGAGGCCAAAATCTGTGCCCAACTAAACGGCCTATACACGAAGTTAGATATGACCTTGGGTAAAATCAATGGCTTCAAcgaagaaatggaaaataaaagaaaaatatccATGGTAGAAGTTGAGAAAGCCAAAAAGGCATACGATGAATCTTGCGAAAGTATGGAAAATGCGAGAAATAAAGCTACCAAATCTGGTAATGATAGAAATAAGAGAAAacttcaagaaaaagaagtctcaatgaataatagtaaaaataattaCCTcataaagataaatcaaGCGAATAGAATCAAGGACAAATTCTATTTTCAGGATGTTCCAGAAGTGGTTGATCTTTTACAGGATCTAAATGAGACGAGAATAttattcttgaataatatCTGGCTAAGTGCCAGTGATGTGGAGAAGAAATTTAGTGATAGTATTACTTCACGTCTCACAGCATCAAACAATGTTATTAAGCAAGACAAACCATCGCTTGGTACAGCAATGTTCATAAAACATAATGTAAAAAGTTGGAAGGAGCCAAGCGACTATCAATTCAGACCTTCTCCAATTTGGCATGATGATGAAGCGTTCACAGTACCAAGTGCTCAGGAActtaaatttttgaagctTGAGTTAGCCAAGGCAGAACAACAATTCGACAAGTTGAATGATATAACTCAAGATGAGTTGCAGAAATTGGCAGCGtttaataaaaagaagCAAGAGTTGAAATCCAATGAGGACACACTTGACGCTAACgaattttatgaaaatttgaagaattatttgaaatttatttcttctttcacATTGCATGAGACCAATAAATTAGTGGCTGAAGTATCGATGGAGagtattcaaaataatgtcCCTAAAGAGATGGATTTATCTACTGATAATATCGATGtctcaaaattgaagaaaaaaggcGGCCTTTTCtctaaattcaaaaaaaatgtgcTAAATGTTGATGCTGGTACTTCAACAAGTACCTCTCAGAATAATTCTAATAGAATCTCTGTCTTTAGCTCACGTACAAGGTCCTCTACTACAACAACACAAACGGAACATGAAAATCAAAGTATTGAAAGTAACCATAACAAAAACAAAGTCCTTTACGCATATGCAAAACAAGATGcagatgaaattgatgttACGCCCGGTGATGTCTTTGATGTGATTGAAGCCGATACTGGTTCTGGGTGGACCAAAATTAAGAACCTATCTCAAGGTCATGCAGTAGGTGTCGTTCCTACATCATACATTGAAATTGGCGAGCCAGTTAGGGCAAAACCAAGCGTACCACCTCCAAGAAGGAAACATGTAAGAACTCTTGAAGTTGTTTTTGACTATGTAGCACAGGGTGATGACGAAATTAGTATCAATGTGGGTGATGTTGTCACAGTCATAAAGGGCGATGATGGTAGTGGATGGACTTATGGAGAATTGAATGGACTAAAAGGTTTAGTACCAACAAGttattgtaaataa
- the DMA1 gene encoding ubiquitin-conjugating protein DMA1 (similar to Saccharomyces cerevisiae DMA1 (YHR115C) and DMA2 (YNL116W); ancestral locus Anc_2.157), which yields MYNPISLSGNPDSGTPLSIENNNSNGNTTTNTPTASPPPFDSNNNLSNSSSALAAFGIQPLANSNPTRSSAGLNSLLSSFGIRQNSNAVDTNPFRNNGTNNANLLNLNTTSTVVDSVTHNNTPLPITLSLTANQQNSNNLINNAITNHISNMTNYENNEQLYNEPSTNLKNLRHWIYGPDQLSNNNNNNNTNNNNNITLHLDLPEDTVLPSSIDNATLRQRKDKSGMFSIRLTPFIDTSQQSTNNQGLFFDPIIRTAGPGSQLVIGRYTERVREAISKLPDQYHPVVFKSKVISRTHGCFKVDSQGNWFIQDVKSSSGTFLNHQRLSPASTLSKDYLLHDGDILQLGMDFRGGTEEIYRCVRMRVELNKSWKRKANKFNKEAVKRLKLLTNLMNENGMDQEDCSICLSKIKPCQAIFISPCSHSWHFHCIRRLVMVSYPQFVCPNCRASCDLEATLESEDGEEDSDYLQEEDQFDNNDDNDDNNNNNNDNEVLHQLGVTLEDPKNDIDME from the coding sequence ATGTATAACCCGATTTCATTGTCGGGTAATCCTGACTCAGGGACTCCCCTATcaatagaaaataataattcaaatggtAACACCACTACAAATACTCCAACCGCTTCTCCACCGCCATTTGACTCAAATAACAATCTAAGTAATAGCAGTAGCGCATTGGCCGCGTTTGGTATACAGCCACTTGCTAACAGCAATCCCACAAGATCAAGTGCCGGACTAAACTCCCTTTTAAGTTCATTTGGAATTAGACAGAATAGCAATGCTGTAGATACAAATCCATTTCGTAACAACGGCACTAACAATGCTAATCTCTTGAATTTGAACACTACTAGTACTGTCGTCGATTCAGTCACTCACAATAATACGCCTCTACCAATAACTCTCTCTTTGACTGCCAatcaacaaaattcaaataatctCATCAATAATGCAATAACAAACCATATCAGCAATATGACAAAttatgaaaataatgaacaaCTTTATAATGAGCCTTcaacaaatttgaaaaatttacgTCATTGGATTTATGGGCCTGATCAGttatctaataataataataataacaatactaataacaataataatatcacTTTGCATCTTGATTTACCAGAAGATACCGTTTTACCGTCATCTATAGATAATGCAACTCTAAGACAAAGAAAGGATAAAAGCGGCATGTTCAGTATTAGATTGACCCCATTTATAGACACCTCACAACAATCAACTAATAATCAGGGCCTCTTTTTCGATCCAATCATAAGAACTGCAGGTCCAGGTTCTCAATTAGTTATAGGTCGCTACACCGAAAGAGTACGTGAGGCAATCTCAAAACTACCTGACCAATATCATCCCGTCGTCTTCAAATCAAAAGTCATTTCAAGAACGCACGGCTGTTTTAAAGTAGATTCTCAAGGTAATTGGTTTATTCAAGACGTAAAATCATCAAGTGGTACCTTTTTAAATCATCAACGGCTCTCTCCTGCATCCACTTTatcaaaagattatttGTTACATGATGGTGATATCTTACAATTAGGTATGGATTTTAGAGGCGGTactgaagaaatttatAGATGTGTTAGAATGAGGGTAGAACTTAATAAATCATGGAAACGTAAAGCAAACAAATTCAACAAAGAAGCCGTTAAAAGACTTAAATTATTgacaaatttgatgaatgaaaatggtatgGATCAAGAAGACTGTTCCATTTGTTTGTCCAAAATAAAACCATGTCAAGCAATTTTTATCTCTCCTTGTTCTCATAGCTGgcattttcattgtatCAGAAGACTAGTAATGGTGTCTTATCCGCAATTTGTTTGTCCCAATTGCAGAGCTTCTTGTGATTTAGAAGCTACTTTAGAAAGTGAAGACggagaagaagattccGATTATTTACAAGAGGAAGATCAGTTTGATAATAacgatgataatgatgataataacaacaacaataatgataatgaggTTTTGCATCAACTGGGTGTAACATTAGAAGATCCAAagaatgatattgatatgGAATAA